The following coding sequences are from one Capsicum annuum cultivar UCD-10X-F1 chromosome 3, UCD10Xv1.1, whole genome shotgun sequence window:
- the LOC107863378 gene encoding 65-kDa microtubule-associated protein 3-like, with amino-acid sequence MTAAQGDPIQPMETTCGTLLYELQIIWDEVGESDAERDKMLYELEQECLEVYRRKVDQANKSRAQLRQAIADSEAELAAICSAMGERPVHIRQSDQSLGGLKAELRTILPELNEMRSRKSDRKKQFIEVTKQIQKIRDEIFRPSGCSSTTVVVDESDLSLRKLEELHAELQALQKEKTERLKQVLDHLSTLNSLCSVLGIDFKQTVNDVHPSLGESEGTKNISNDTIQHLAAAIGRLREVKLLRMQQLQDLASSMLELWNLMDTPIEEQQKFQNVTCMIAASEHEIIEPNILSVEFIYYVEGELSRLEELKASKMKELVLKKRSELEEICRRTHMVADVDNAVDGAIEAMESGVIDAASILEQIELQIAQVKEEAFSRKEILDKMEKWIAACEEECWLEEYNRDENRYNAGRGAHLTLKRAEKARTLVNKIPALVDALTSKTKAWESERGIDFNYDGIRLLAMLEEYNILQQEKEEERKRQRDQKKLQGQLMAEHEAIYGSKPSPLKNQSAKKGRRMSCSGVTNRRLSVGGTMLQSPKLSIGGTMPKTLKPEFQTNKATPNTHKTKKSDLFHQRDQFNHSNDDGLPALSSGRKGLDLAGLPLKKQSNTVNGCEIEKTMTRKPFSPISSTDSSMFNATNILEDLTRKHNEMVNKMLPSSHNPLSTPVKTYTTEEENRTPVVVPPIPVPSTPSTVSAPMQTAVTPAHNALVPYNSKPVEEIPQEIEYSFEERRLGFLLFKT; translated from the exons TTCCGAAGCTGAGCTTGCAGCTATCTGTTCTGCAATGGGGGAGCGACCTGTGCATATTAGGCAG TCTGATCAGAGCCTAGGTGGTCTGAAGGCAGAACTCAGAACCATTTTACCAGAATTGAACGAGATGCGCAGTAGGAAATCTGATAGAAAAAAACAATTCATTGAAGTTACAAAGCAGATACAGAAGATTAGGGATGAAATTTTTAGGCCCTCTGGTTGTTCTTCTACTACTGTGGTCGTCGATGAAAGTGATTTATCATTAAGAAAGCTAGAAGAACTACATGCAGAACTGCAGGCACTTCAAAAAGAAAAG ACTGAACGcttaaaacaagttttggacCACCTAAGTACTTTGAATTCACTATGCTCGGTTCTTGGTATTGATTTCAAACAAACAGTCAATGACGTTCATCCGAGTCTAGGAGAATCTGAAGGAACAAAGAATATAAGTAATGATACAATCCAACATTTAGCTGCTGCAATAGGAAGACTACGAGAGGTTAAGTTACTCAGGATGCAACAG CTTCAAGATCTTGCATCTTCCATGTTGGAACTATGGAATTTGATGGACACCCCCATTGAAGAGCAACAAAAATTTCAGAATGTTACTTGTATGATAGCTGCCTCCGAGCATGAGATAATAGAGCCAAATATCCTGTCAGTGGAATTCATTTATTAT GTCGAGGGAGAATTGTCCCGCTTGGAAGAGTTGAAAGCAAGCAAAATGAAAGAGCTTGTTTTGAAGAAGAGATCTGAGCTAGAAGAGATCTGCAGAAGAACACACATGGTCGCTGATGTAGATAATGCAGTGGATGGAGCTATTGAAGCTATGGAATCTg GAGTTATTGATGCTGCTTCTATCCTCGAGCAAATTGAGCTCCAAATAGCTCAAGTTAAAGAAGAAGCATTCAGCAGGAAAGAAATATTAGACAAGATGGAGAAATGGATAGCTGCATGCGAGGAGGAGTGCTGGCTAGAAGAATACAACAGG GATGAAAATCGCTACAATGCTGGACGAGGTGCCCATCTTACTCTGAAGCGTGCTGAGAAAGCGCGTACGTTGGTTAATAAGATTCCAG CACTGGTAGACGCATTGACATCAAAAACAAAAGCATGGGAAAGTGAGAGAggaattgatttcaattatgatggA ATCCGTCTTCTCGCTATGCTTGAAGAATATAACATTTTACAGCAAGAAAAGGAGGAAGAACGTAAAAGACAACGA GACCAGAAGAAACTTCAGGGGCAATTAATGGCAGAACATGAGGCTATCTATGGCTCAAAGCCCAGCCCTCTGAAGAACCAAAGTGCCAAAAAGGGTCGTAGAATGTCATGCAGTGGTGTAACCAATAGAAGGCTTTCTGTCGGAGGAACAATGCTCCAAAGTCCAAAGCTTTCTATTGGAGGAACAATGCCCAAAACTCTGAAGCCTGAATTCCAAACAAACAAAGCTACACCAAATACACATAAGACAAAGAAATCTGATCTCTTTCATCAAAGAGATCAATTTAATCATTCTAATGATGATGGATTGCCAGCTCTATCATCAg GGAGGAAAGGTTTGGATCTCGCTGGACTTCCTTTGAAAAAGCAGTCCAATACAGTAAATGGTTGTGAGATAGAGAAAACTATGACACGGAAGCCTTTCTCCCCCATTTCTTCCACTGATTCATCCATGTTCAATGCAACTAACATTTTGGAAGATCTGACGAGAAAGCATAATGAGATGGTGAATAAGATGCTTCCGAGTAGCCATAATCCATTGTCTACTCCAGTGAAGACTTATACCACAGAAGAAGAGAACAGAACTCCTGTCGTAGTGCCACCAATTCCTGTCCCTTCTACTCCATCAACTGTGTCTGCTCCTATGCAGACAGCTGTAACACCAGCTCATAATGCTCTTGTTCCTTACAATTCCAAGCCGGTTGAGGAGATTCCTCAAGAGATTGAGTATTCTTTTGAGGAGAGGAGACTtggttttcttctttttaaaacaTAA